In Methanosarcina siciliae T4/M, one genomic interval encodes:
- a CDS encoding aldo/keto reductase — protein sequence MLYRKMPKNGDELSILGFGCMRLPVKEDGSIDEERATRQVRYAIDQGVNYVDTAWPYHMEESEPFLGRALADGYREKVKLATKLPSWLIERREDMDKFLNAQLEKLKTDHIDYYLIHALVGDLWDNLEKLGVADFLDKAKADGRIRNAGFSFHGSGEDFNRVVDAYDWDFCQIQYNFLDEKNQAGTPGLKYAASKGLGVIIMEPLRGGNLTKTMPQAVKDIWEEAPIKRSPAEWALRWVWNHPEVTVVLSGMNEEAHVEENLKVAGEAYPNSLTETELQLVKKVERKYRELMKVGCTGCRYCMPCPAGVNIPLCFELYNNLYLSGNADETKFLYAAQLSGAISVGETGFASQCVQCGQCLEKCPQHIEIPKMLESVVEELEGSDLEERVAMARQLFKKQA from the coding sequence ATGCTATACAGAAAAATGCCTAAAAATGGAGACGAACTTTCGATACTTGGATTCGGATGCATGCGCCTTCCGGTAAAAGAAGACGGTAGTATAGACGAAGAAAGAGCCACCAGGCAGGTACGCTATGCAATCGACCAGGGAGTAAACTATGTTGATACGGCCTGGCCCTATCACATGGAAGAGAGCGAGCCTTTCCTGGGTCGTGCTCTTGCTGACGGGTACCGTGAGAAAGTTAAACTCGCCACAAAGCTTCCTTCCTGGCTTATAGAGCGCCGGGAGGATATGGATAAGTTCCTGAACGCTCAGCTGGAGAAACTCAAAACAGACCACATCGACTATTATCTCATACACGCTCTCGTTGGTGATTTATGGGACAATCTCGAAAAGTTGGGTGTGGCTGATTTCCTTGACAAAGCCAAAGCTGACGGCCGCATCAGAAATGCAGGTTTCTCCTTCCATGGCTCGGGAGAGGACTTCAACCGGGTAGTGGACGCTTATGACTGGGACTTTTGCCAGATCCAGTACAACTTCCTGGATGAAAAGAACCAGGCAGGGACCCCCGGTCTGAAATATGCAGCTTCAAAAGGTCTTGGCGTAATCATAATGGAACCTCTCCGTGGAGGAAACCTGACAAAAACCATGCCTCAAGCCGTGAAAGATATCTGGGAAGAAGCCCCGATAAAGAGATCCCCTGCGGAATGGGCTCTTCGCTGGGTCTGGAACCACCCGGAGGTCACGGTTGTCCTCTCCGGGATGAATGAAGAAGCCCATGTGGAAGAGAACCTGAAAGTGGCAGGCGAGGCTTACCCGAATTCCCTTACAGAAACCGAACTGCAGTTAGTAAAGAAAGTAGAGCGGAAGTACCGTGAACTGATGAAAGTAGGCTGTACAGGCTGCAGATACTGTATGCCTTGTCCGGCAGGCGTGAATATCCCACTCTGTTTTGAATTGTACAACAACCTCTATCTGTCCGGCAACGCAGACGAGACAAAGTTCCTATATGCTGCACAGTTGAGTGGTGCCATATCCGTTGGAGAAACCGGATTTGCATCCCAGTGCGTCCAGTGCGGGCAGTGCCTTGAAAAATGTCCCCAGCATATTGAAATACCAAAGATGCTCGAATCCGTTGTAGAAGAACTGGAAGGATCTGATCTGGAGGAAAGAGTTGCCATGGCAAGGCAGTTGTTCAAGAAACAGGCGTAA